One Thermococcus sp. M36 genomic window, TGCATCGGGTGAAGCTTGTCCCAGATGTTTGGATCATAGAGAAGGAACGCCTCCGTGGGCACCTTCTTGGTGAGGATTATGCCTAGGACAGTCCTCATGGACTCCATTGAACGGCCGCCTCTTCCAATCCTCTGTCTTAGAGATATAGGGTTCTCAAAGCCGACGTTGAGAATAAAAGAAACCCCATCGTAGTCAACTCCAAGCTCAAGGGACGAGGTCGTCAGAACGGTCGCGAGATGAGATTTTGGCTCTTTCAGATCCTTTATGACTGCCTCACGCTCTCCCCTGGGAAGCTCGCTATACATCATCGCCACTCTATCGAGGAGTTCCCTTAGGTAGGGACTTTCATTAGTAAAAACGGAGTCGAGGTGCCCCCACAGGTTTGGGGGAACATAATGGGTGTAGGAAAATGGGTCGGTGGAAGGCCGTCTACTTCCAAACAGGTAGAGGTGGTCCTTCGGCTCGCCGAGGGAGATGTTGTTGTCAAAACCCCTTTTAACCCTACGTATCTCCTTGATATTCTGTATGAATACTAGAGACTTTGGCCAGTAGTCCTTTCCGCCGTTGGAGTAGCAGTAGTTGAGAAACGACATGTAGACGGTCCAGAGTTGGGCATAGGTACTCCACGATACTGCGGGAAGGATGTCGTATATTCCCATAAGGACGAGGCGTTTACCCTTGAACTTAACTCCATAGTCCCTCTCAAGGACCTCAACGTGCTCCCTGAAATCCACGTGGACAACATTGCCCCGGCCAGAAAGCCTTTCTGCAAAATCCTTTGGATTGGGAACGGTCGCGGAGGAGAGAACAATGTCCAGAGGCATCTTGCTAACTTTAGCCATCAGCTCGATGTTACCCGAAACGAGGGCTCCCCCAAGGCCCGTGTACTCGTGCGCTTCGTCGAAAACAACTAATGAAACGTTTTCAAAGTACCAGGCTCCGATGTCTTTCTTTGTGTTGTCCAAGAGGCGCGTTTCAAGGGCCCACGTATTAGTGACGAGAACCGTTGGTGGATTATCTCCCATATCCCTCCTGAGTGGAACTATAAAATCGTAAACGACGCCATCCTTGGAAACGACGGCTTTTCCATCTCTTATTTCGTAAACGAACTTATTCTTGTCCTTTCCGAGTATCCCCCTGAAGGAGTTGGACTCCCTGAGGGCCTCTTTAAGTTTCCCCAGATCACGGGGTGTTTCCCCATCTCTGATTCCAAAGGTAACTTTTCTCTCTATGCCATATTCCCTGAGGATATCATTTAGTAGCTTCAACATCTCAATGATTCTGCCGGCTTGATCAATGGAGAGGGCCTTTCTGGGATAAACTAAAACCACGCGCTCCTCAGTACCGTCCATAACCGCCTTGATGAGCTTAGCTATCATGTAAAGGGTAAAGATTTCGGTTTTTCCAGAACCAGTTGGAGCAGTGATTATGAAGGTTTTACCAACCGGAGGGTATCCCTCTATAAGGAGTCTTGAAAGGGCGAGAGCTTGAAACGCGTCGAGACCTCCGTCGCCAAAATGCCTTCTAAGGAATTCCTTGTATACATCTGCGTATTTCACACCACCTTCACCGAAAAAGCCAACTATACTCTTGATTAGGACGTCCTCAACCTTTTTAAGACCCTTATCGGTGTACTCTCTACCTGGAGAAATCCTGCGGTCCTCCTTTGAGGGTATGGGAATCTCGTAGAGTGCTAGCCTAGGACTAACAACGTAAGGTGGCGAATTTGGAGAGGTTCTAACGAAAGCGCTCCTAATGGCAACGTCCATATGTAGGGACCTGTAGCCCCTGCCAACTTTGACGAGAAAACCTTTTTCAAGGAGTTTATTAAAGCACTCCTCAGTCTTGTCAGTGTATTTCGAGAAGATTGAGAGTATCTTGTCCTTCCCAAGGCTCGTTTCCTCAACACCAAGCTTCAAGGTCCCAGCCTTGTACTCACCAGGTTCCACTTTTGTAACTTTGACATAGGTCTTAAATTCGTATCCTAGAAGAGCATGGTAACACTCAACATTTGAAACTTCCACATAATCACCCCGCATTGTGAGATACATCATAAAAATATAAAGATTTCCCACGATTAACTTACGGATACAAACCACAGAGCTTAAAAAAATACTATCGTTCTAAACATCATGCACCCCCCCCTCAGAAAGGCCATCAGGGAACGCTTCGGAAGGCTCAACGAGGTTCAGACCAAGGCATTCCGCGAGGTTAGCTCCGGGAAGAGCGTCCTGATTATAGCACCGACCGGCTCGGGAAAGACCGAGGCTGCCGTTCTGCCTGTCTTCAACGAAATCCTTGAAGAGGGGCTTAAACCAATCTCAGCACTCTACATAGCACCGCTCAAGGCACTCAACAGGGATTTGCTTGAGAGACTTGAATGGTGGGGAAAGAAGCTTGGGGTAACCGTAGAGGTCAGACACGGCGACACCTCGGCCTACAGGAAGGCCAAACAGACGAAGAATCCCCCGCAGATGCTCATCATAACCCCCGAAACCCTCGGCGTGATTCTGACGGTTAAGTCTCTCAGAAAGCACCTTGAGAACGTGAGGTTCGTCATCGTCGATGAGATAGCCGAGCTGGTCGATAACAAGCGCGGTGCCCAATTACTCCTTGGGCTCGAGAGGCTGGCCGAGATAGCGGACTTCAGAAGAATAGGCATGACCGCTACCGTCGGCAACGAGGAAGAAGTGAGGGACTGGCTGAAGGCGGACGTCATAGTGAAACCCCCCTGGAAGAAGCGCTACCGCTTCCACGTGCTGTATCCATCCCCGACGGAAGAGGAC contains:
- a CDS encoding DEAD/DEAH box helicase translates to MEVSNVECYHALLGYEFKTYVKVTKVEPGEYKAGTLKLGVEETSLGKDKILSIFSKYTDKTEECFNKLLEKGFLVKVGRGYRSLHMDVAIRSAFVRTSPNSPPYVVSPRLALYEIPIPSKEDRRISPGREYTDKGLKKVEDVLIKSIVGFFGEGGVKYADVYKEFLRRHFGDGGLDAFQALALSRLLIEGYPPVGKTFIITAPTGSGKTEIFTLYMIAKLIKAVMDGTEERVVLVYPRKALSIDQAGRIIEMLKLLNDILREYGIERKVTFGIRDGETPRDLGKLKEALRESNSFRGILGKDKNKFVYEIRDGKAVVSKDGVVYDFIVPLRRDMGDNPPTVLVTNTWALETRLLDNTKKDIGAWYFENVSLVVFDEAHEYTGLGGALVSGNIELMAKVSKMPLDIVLSSATVPNPKDFAERLSGRGNVVHVDFREHVEVLERDYGVKFKGKRLVLMGIYDILPAVSWSTYAQLWTVYMSFLNYCYSNGGKDYWPKSLVFIQNIKEIRRVKRGFDNNISLGEPKDHLYLFGSRRPSTDPFSYTHYVPPNLWGHLDSVFTNESPYLRELLDRVAMMYSELPRGEREAVIKDLKEPKSHLATVLTTSSLELGVDYDGVSFILNVGFENPISLRQRIGRGGRSMESMRTVLGIILTKKVPTEAFLLYDPNIWDKLHPMQRQDEGQLIISTENPQVKVRGILTEAVVNLALAGEPTYASGEALKGKDRMVEFLKKVLDKVEGGL